One Gelria sp. Kuro-4 DNA segment encodes these proteins:
- a CDS encoding GerMN domain-containing protein — MPRYGLFLLAALVSLSLVVTGCTAPAETPPPPESPAGQAEAPAPNPEQAPPVAPVAAPAAPQPGPGTDVGGGRLYFRLWGTTPDLMYLVPVTVEAPHPEDMPQQALALLLAWPDKSGATVSLWPAGTKAALRIQDGTATVDFTSLDTTKFGSTRETWALDGLTLTLTQFPLIRRVQVEVKGRVVETLAGHVETRRPLIPPPSVNRVAFSGTPAAGAGTMPVTLYFPGPQNLFLVPITRDVPKTPAVARTVVEELIRGPEKDSGLGRVIPEGTRLRGIKLKDGLLTVDFSKELRDKHWGGSAGERLTIEAIVHSLGAVPGVEQVEILIEGQRGATIGGHVILDRPIAPGPLNILGS, encoded by the coding sequence ATGCCGCGATACGGGCTTTTTCTCCTGGCGGCCCTCGTCAGCCTCAGCCTTGTAGTGACCGGGTGCACGGCACCGGCTGAGACCCCGCCCCCTCCCGAGTCTCCGGCCGGACAGGCCGAGGCGCCGGCCCCGAACCCGGAACAGGCACCTCCGGTTGCGCCGGTCGCTGCGCCGGCGGCGCCCCAACCAGGCCCCGGCACGGATGTCGGCGGCGGGCGCCTCTACTTCCGCCTCTGGGGTACCACGCCCGACCTTATGTACCTGGTACCGGTGACGGTGGAGGCACCGCATCCCGAGGATATGCCGCAGCAGGCATTGGCACTCCTCCTCGCCTGGCCTGACAAAAGCGGGGCCACCGTCTCGCTCTGGCCGGCGGGAACCAAGGCCGCCCTGCGCATCCAAGACGGCACAGCGACGGTTGATTTCACCAGCCTGGACACCACCAAGTTCGGCAGCACGCGCGAGACCTGGGCGCTCGACGGCCTGACCCTCACGCTGACCCAGTTCCCCCTCATCAGACGCGTGCAGGTTGAGGTGAAGGGCCGGGTGGTAGAGACCTTGGCCGGACACGTAGAAACGCGCCGGCCGCTTATCCCGCCGCCCTCTGTCAACCGCGTCGCCTTCAGCGGTACCCCGGCCGCCGGGGCGGGCACCATGCCGGTGACCCTGTACTTCCCCGGTCCCCAGAACTTGTTCCTGGTACCGATTACGCGCGACGTGCCCAAGACGCCGGCGGTCGCCCGCACCGTGGTGGAGGAGCTCATCCGTGGGCCGGAGAAGGATTCCGGGCTCGGCCGGGTGATCCCGGAGGGGACGCGCCTGAGGGGCATCAAGCTGAAGGACGGTCTTCTCACCGTGGACTTCTCCAAGGAACTCAGGGATAAGCACTGGGGCGGCAGTGCCGGCGAGCGCCTTACCATCGAGGCCATCGTCCATTCTTTGGGCGCCGTTCCCGGTGTCGAGCAGGTGGAGATCCTCATCGAAGGACAGCGCGGCGCGACCATCGGCGGCCACGTGATCCTCGACCGTCCTATTGCGCCGGGACCACTGAACATCCTTGGATCTTAA
- a CDS encoding GerMN domain-containing protein: protein MRRGTKIALLVLALVAAAALAWAGGAGRPHPAPSPGSPPAPPDETKTVKLKLHFVYSGSDHVVTREVPATRAVARAALQELLKGYLGTAGEVNVLPPGTQLRDIAILDGIAYVDFSREFRDNHWGGVASEVDTIYSVVNTLGEFPTVRGVQFLLEGSPLRTIGAGVVDLAQPLKPRRIAPSLYTQLAARLVGPAARALPWNAWVKSEERLALREGFPDALALGDTDGDGADELVLTAGKRVGIWDREAGGFASVWERKFSSAPRVVLAATRAGSRKDLVVAAEEGIFIFGWGGDGYVQLGWQGVSGNIQDLAVGDTDGNGRAEILALFGRVDGAGEELAGGRIVIWEWNGETYLRRREEAFSFLRLLPADVNGDGRDEILAFARRGVTVFGWQGAAYVELGSNPAAGGALATVLAGDVNGDGHADLVVRDEAAPSLYVYSWQRGGFSKLWQGPPAGGQVLGREAFIWPAGGGYPTLLVAGNNPGSYVFLRAAADGWQQQGLVGASGEQVLGFGDVDGDGAPEVIFRRHQLLSNPVQWLYIGRLSSLSWPAPAPQDKAKTPPGRL, encoded by the coding sequence GTGCGGCGGGGAACGAAGATCGCTCTGCTGGTTCTGGCCCTTGTTGCTGCAGCGGCCCTGGCCTGGGCGGGCGGGGCAGGCCGCCCGCACCCCGCCCCTTCTCCAGGTTCGCCGCCCGCCCCACCCGACGAGACAAAAACCGTCAAACTGAAGCTCCATTTTGTCTATAGCGGCAGCGACCACGTGGTGACCCGGGAAGTGCCGGCTACGCGGGCTGTGGCCCGGGCGGCGCTGCAAGAGCTCCTCAAGGGTTACCTGGGCACCGCAGGCGAAGTAAACGTGCTGCCGCCCGGTACCCAGCTCCGGGATATTGCCATCCTGGACGGCATCGCCTACGTGGACTTTTCGCGCGAGTTTCGGGACAACCACTGGGGTGGGGTGGCCAGCGAGGTCGATACCATCTATTCGGTGGTCAACACCCTGGGCGAGTTCCCCACGGTGCGGGGGGTGCAGTTTCTCCTGGAGGGAAGCCCGCTCCGGACCATCGGCGCCGGTGTCGTGGACCTGGCACAACCCCTGAAGCCGCGCCGCATCGCCCCATCCCTTTACACCCAACTGGCCGCCCGGCTGGTGGGTCCGGCGGCGCGCGCCCTGCCCTGGAATGCCTGGGTGAAAAGTGAAGAGCGCCTGGCGCTGCGTGAGGGTTTTCCCGACGCCCTGGCCTTGGGAGACACCGACGGCGACGGTGCCGACGAGCTGGTGCTCACCGCCGGTAAGCGGGTCGGCATTTGGGACCGGGAAGCGGGCGGCTTCGCTAGCGTTTGGGAACGCAAGTTCAGTTCCGCGCCGCGGGTGGTCCTGGCCGCCACCCGCGCCGGCAGCCGTAAAGACCTGGTGGTTGCGGCGGAAGAAGGGATCTTCATCTTTGGCTGGGGCGGTGACGGGTACGTCCAGCTGGGCTGGCAGGGGGTATCGGGGAACATCCAGGACTTGGCCGTGGGCGATACCGATGGCAACGGGCGGGCGGAAATCCTGGCGCTCTTCGGCCGGGTGGATGGCGCCGGCGAAGAGCTGGCCGGCGGTCGCATTGTCATCTGGGAGTGGAACGGCGAGACGTACCTGCGCCGCCGTGAAGAGGCCTTTTCCTTCCTGCGCCTGCTGCCGGCCGACGTAAACGGCGACGGCCGCGATGAAATCCTGGCCTTTGCGCGCCGGGGCGTCACCGTGTTTGGGTGGCAGGGAGCGGCCTATGTGGAGCTGGGCAGCAACCCGGCCGCCGGGGGTGCGCTGGCTACGGTGCTGGCCGGCGATGTGAACGGCGACGGGCATGCCGACCTGGTGGTGCGCGACGAAGCGGCACCCTCCCTCTATGTGTATAGCTGGCAGAGGGGCGGGTTCAGCAAGCTGTGGCAGGGTCCGCCGGCCGGCGGGCAGGTACTGGGGCGGGAGGCCTTCATTTGGCCCGCCGGCGGCGGTTACCCCACCCTGCTGGTGGCCGGCAACAACCCGGGCAGTTATGTCTTCTTGCGCGCTGCTGCGGATGGCTGGCAGCAACAGGGCCTGGTCGGGGCCAGCGGTGAGCAGGTGCTGGGCTTCGGGGATGTGGACGGCGACGGCGCGCCGGAGGTCATCTTCCGCCGCCACCAGCTCCTCTCCAATCCGGTGCAGTGGCTCTACATCGGCCGGCTCAGCTCGCTGTCCTGGCCGGCTCCTGCGCCGCAAGACAAGGCGAAAACCCCGCCGGGGCGGCTGTGA
- a CDS encoding response regulator, which produces MPEKILVVDDEEPIADILEFNLKKDGYQVEVAFDGEAALAKAASFKPDLIILDIMLPKLDGWAVCQRLRQHSTVPIIMLTAKDEETDKVLGLELGADDYVTKPFSPRELLARVRALLRRAQSYRGDEGHGSVLTFGDLTLDLTRYEVTKRGENIGLTLREFELLKFLALSPGRVFSRETLLEKVWGYDYYGDIRTVDVTVRRLREKLEDDPGNPTYVQTKRGIGYFFRGQ; this is translated from the coding sequence ATGCCGGAGAAGATCCTGGTGGTGGACGACGAAGAACCCATCGCCGACATCTTGGAGTTCAACCTGAAAAAAGACGGCTACCAGGTCGAAGTCGCCTTCGACGGTGAAGCGGCCCTGGCCAAGGCGGCCAGCTTCAAGCCCGACCTGATCATCCTCGATATCATGCTTCCCAAGCTGGACGGCTGGGCGGTCTGCCAGCGCCTGCGCCAGCACTCCACCGTGCCCATCATCATGCTCACCGCCAAGGACGAAGAGACCGACAAGGTCCTCGGCCTTGAACTCGGCGCCGACGACTACGTCACCAAACCCTTCAGCCCGCGCGAGCTCCTGGCCCGGGTGCGGGCGCTGCTGCGCCGCGCCCAGTCCTATCGCGGCGACGAAGGGCACGGCTCGGTGCTCACCTTTGGCGACCTTACCCTGGACCTTACCCGCTACGAGGTTACCAAGCGGGGCGAAAACATCGGGCTGACGCTGCGTGAATTTGAGCTCCTCAAGTTCCTGGCGCTCTCGCCCGGCCGAGTCTTCTCACGCGAGACCCTGCTCGAGAAGGTGTGGGGCTACGACTATTACGGCGACATCCGCACCGTGGATGTCACCGTGCGCCGCCTGCGTGAAAAGCTGGAAGACGACCCGGGCAACCCTACCTACGTGCAGACTAAGCGCGGTATCGGGTACTTTTTTAGGGGGCAGTAA
- a CDS encoding ATP-binding protein: MRSIQGKIVVIYILLVLVAMELISVQLVRRLQSYYETNFRTSLTAQANLLAGFSVRYFSGEQPESYLGDLVDNFRLQTGAQIVVVDAGGMVLAATGDASTQLGKRLQQPELTRALSGVAGGEIRRDSAQGSRTFYLAVPVRREAQVVGAVGFSSSLAEVDRTLNEIKGILLKATAIALSATVFLGFALARTITQPIQEVTRQAAVIAGGEFGEPVTVRSHDEIGQLAAGFNYLRERLQQTLQEISDEKEKVEAVLANLNDGVLALDPAGRIVHLNPAARGLLRLPQAPADVRGRRWTEVFPELGLAAELARAQGGTPVTVRLDGEKTGGRVLKVHLDPFKSGTRHAGVVLTLQDITEQEQLESLRREFVANVSHELRTPLTTIKSYVETLLDNEGALEPSLSRRFLAVINAEVDRMTRLVRDLLQLAQLDAGRVRWDKRPLDLATVVAEVAERFRMPAERAGLTLSVSSAPGLPPVIADRDRVEQVLANLIGNAIKFTPSGGRIELRLVREGSMVRTTVADTGVGIPLEDQPRIFERFYRVDKARSRTLGGTGLGLSIARQIVEAHGGEITLTSTPGQGTAVSFALPVQKAGGGGVVA; the protein is encoded by the coding sequence TTGCGGAGCATCCAGGGGAAGATCGTCGTTATCTACATTCTCCTGGTACTGGTGGCGATGGAACTCATCAGCGTCCAGCTGGTGCGCCGCCTGCAGAGTTACTACGAGACCAACTTTCGCACCTCACTCACGGCCCAGGCCAACCTCCTGGCCGGCTTTTCCGTGCGCTACTTCAGCGGTGAGCAACCGGAGAGCTACCTGGGCGACCTGGTGGATAATTTCCGCCTGCAGACGGGAGCCCAGATTGTGGTGGTGGATGCCGGCGGCATGGTGCTGGCGGCCACCGGGGACGCCAGCACGCAACTCGGGAAGCGCCTGCAGCAACCGGAACTCACCCGCGCCCTCTCCGGGGTGGCCGGGGGTGAAATACGCCGCGACAGCGCCCAAGGGTCCCGCACCTTCTACCTGGCCGTCCCGGTGCGCCGGGAAGCCCAGGTGGTAGGCGCCGTGGGCTTTAGTTCGTCTTTGGCCGAGGTTGACCGGACGCTGAATGAGATCAAGGGGATTCTGCTCAAGGCCACGGCCATCGCCCTTTCAGCCACGGTTTTCCTCGGCTTTGCCCTGGCCCGCACCATCACCCAGCCCATTCAAGAGGTTACCCGCCAGGCGGCGGTGATTGCCGGGGGCGAGTTTGGAGAACCGGTCACCGTCCGCTCCCATGACGAGATTGGGCAGCTGGCCGCCGGCTTCAATTACCTGCGCGAGCGCCTGCAGCAAACCCTGCAGGAGATCTCCGACGAAAAAGAAAAGGTAGAGGCCGTCCTCGCCAACTTGAACGACGGCGTTCTGGCCCTGGACCCGGCGGGGCGCATTGTGCACCTCAACCCGGCGGCCCGGGGCCTGCTGCGCCTGCCGCAGGCGCCGGCGGATGTCCGCGGCCGCCGTTGGACGGAGGTTTTCCCCGAGCTCGGGCTCGCTGCGGAGCTGGCCCGGGCCCAAGGCGGCACCCCGGTGACGGTGCGCCTCGACGGCGAAAAGACCGGCGGCCGCGTGCTCAAGGTGCACCTTGACCCCTTCAAAAGTGGCACGCGCCACGCCGGAGTGGTGCTCACCCTGCAGGACATCACCGAGCAGGAGCAGCTGGAGTCGCTGCGGCGTGAGTTTGTGGCCAATGTCTCCCACGAACTCCGGACGCCGCTGACCACCATCAAGAGCTACGTCGAAACCCTGCTGGACAACGAGGGCGCCCTGGAGCCTTCGCTCAGCCGGCGGTTCCTCGCCGTCATCAATGCCGAAGTGGACCGGATGACCCGCCTGGTGCGCGATCTATTGCAGCTGGCCCAGCTGGATGCCGGACGCGTGCGCTGGGATAAGCGGCCGCTCGACCTGGCGACGGTGGTGGCCGAGGTGGCCGAGCGCTTTCGCATGCCCGCCGAGCGGGCCGGCCTTACCTTGAGCGTAAGCTCCGCCCCGGGGCTCCCGCCGGTGATCGCCGACCGGGACCGGGTGGAGCAGGTGCTGGCCAACCTCATCGGTAACGCCATCAAGTTTACGCCTTCCGGCGGGCGGATCGAGCTGCGCCTGGTCCGGGAAGGGTCCATGGTACGCACCACGGTGGCCGACACCGGGGTAGGCATCCCCTTGGAGGACCAGCCGCGCATCTTCGAGCGCTTTTACCGCGTGGACAAGGCCCGCTCCCGTACCCTGGGGGGCACCGGGCTGGGGCTTTCCATCGCCCGGCAGATCGTTGAGGCCCACGGCGGCGAGATCACGTTGACCAGCACACCCGGGCAGGGCACGGCGGTGAGCTTCGCCCTCCCGGTCCAGAAAGCCGGGGGTGGCGGTGTTGTGGCGTGA
- a CDS encoding ATP-binding protein has product MLRTIRGRLTLSYAVLLFVTVSLLGTFLLESLNRYYLEESRAKLEAHARVFSHYAELSFLGNALARRFSQDVDARVQILDVNGTVVGDSRWPEERAMGQTIGGPLVERALAGEVVSQVARAGGSRVLYVAAPLRVQGGTVGLVYLSSSLAAADETLAVARNLILLSALAALAVALVAGSFLARSITRPLAAVTAVARRLASGDFSPRLTPQPPAEVEELSRAFNYLTERLSATLKAIEAEQQKLTTVLAGMGDLLLAVDRSSRVVLVNPALARTLGRKEEELIGAPLPAAVAESGLGRVLSAGLTSAWPQVAEVTLPGQSAVYRAQVTPWQGGPGGTGVVAVLRDITDLKRLEAARLEFLANVSHELRTPLTSIKGFAVTLQDDLPPDSDAARYARVIEQETDRLSRLVADIMDLSKIDAREISLDLKALDLTGLISQVVEQLLPRAESAGLKLGTELPAALPRVLCDPDRIQQVLLNLLDNAIKYTPAGGRVEVKAWAEEKRVCVSVRDTGVGIPAADLPHIFERFYRVDKARSRALGGTGLGLAIVQAIVAEHGGEVKVRSEPGAGSEFTIRLPHL; this is encoded by the coding sequence TTTTTTAGGCAACGCCCTGGCGCGCCGGTTCAGCCAGGATGTGGACGCCCGCGTGCAGATTCTCGATGTGAACGGCACCGTGGTAGGCGACTCGCGCTGGCCGGAGGAGCGGGCCATGGGGCAGACCATCGGCGGGCCCCTGGTGGAGCGGGCGCTGGCCGGCGAGGTGGTGAGCCAGGTCGCCCGGGCCGGCGGCAGCCGCGTGCTCTACGTGGCGGCGCCGCTTCGGGTGCAGGGCGGCACCGTCGGCCTGGTGTACCTGTCGTCCTCCCTGGCTGCTGCCGATGAGACCCTGGCCGTGGCCCGCAACCTCATCCTCTTGAGCGCGCTGGCGGCCCTGGCCGTGGCGCTGGTGGCCGGTTCCTTCCTGGCGCGCAGCATCACCCGGCCGCTGGCGGCGGTTACCGCGGTGGCGCGCCGGCTCGCCAGCGGCGACTTTTCGCCCCGTCTCACCCCTCAGCCCCCGGCGGAGGTGGAAGAGCTGTCGCGGGCTTTTAACTACTTGACAGAACGCCTGAGCGCTACCCTCAAGGCGATTGAGGCGGAGCAGCAAAAGCTTACCACGGTGCTGGCCGGCATGGGGGACCTGCTCCTGGCGGTGGACCGGAGCAGCCGGGTGGTCCTGGTGAACCCGGCCTTGGCGCGCACCCTGGGCCGCAAAGAAGAGGAACTCATTGGTGCGCCGCTGCCGGCGGCGGTGGCGGAGTCCGGGCTGGGACGGGTGCTCAGCGCCGGCCTTACGAGCGCCTGGCCCCAGGTGGCGGAGGTGACGCTTCCCGGCCAGAGCGCCGTCTACCGCGCCCAGGTGACGCCCTGGCAGGGCGGCCCCGGCGGGACGGGCGTCGTGGCCGTGCTGCGCGATATCACTGACCTCAAGCGGCTGGAGGCGGCCCGCCTGGAGTTTTTGGCCAACGTCTCCCACGAGCTGCGCACCCCGCTCACTTCCATCAAGGGCTTTGCCGTAACGCTGCAGGACGATCTGCCGCCGGATTCGGACGCCGCCCGTTACGCCCGCGTCATCGAGCAGGAGACGGACCGCCTCTCCCGCCTGGTGGCCGATATTATGGACCTTTCCAAGATCGATGCCCGCGAGATCAGCCTGGATCTCAAGGCGCTGGACTTAACCGGGCTCATCTCGCAGGTGGTGGAACAGCTGCTCCCGCGCGCCGAGAGCGCCGGGCTTAAGCTCGGCACGGAGCTTCCTGCCGCCCTGCCGCGCGTGCTCTGCGACCCGGACCGCATCCAGCAGGTGCTGCTCAACCTTTTGGACAACGCCATCAAGTACACGCCGGCGGGGGGAAGGGTGGAGGTGAAGGCCTGGGCCGAGGAAAAGCGCGTGTGCGTGAGTGTGCGCGACACCGGCGTGGGCATCCCCGCCGCCGACCTGCCGCACATCTTTGAGCGCTTTTACCGGGTGGACAAGGCGCGCTCCCGGGCCTTGGGCGGCACCGGGCTCGGCCTCGCCATCGTCCAGGCCATCGTGGCGGAGCACGGGGGCGAGGTAAAGGTAAGGAGCGAGCCGGGGGCCGGGAGCGAGTTCACCATCCGGCTGCCGCACCTGTAA
- a CDS encoding NHL repeat-containing protein produces MRFISCLTVTLLLVALSVGGCSLGAGSKPEAAPPPPAAAAPLDSEGYGRVELLAALSGEPLSNPAGVAVNAAGDLYVSDAAKQVVLEFPGGDLKATPKVIGGEGGGLGQFVHPRDLAVDGAGNLYVLDDGNSRVEKFSPDGKPLAQVGGRDEFAPYFSLQDGYDEPLSALAVDKDGNIYVGVSGANYDISPHALVKFAPDGRKVWEVKSTLEGDVDVAPFAWPDALAVGRDGTGKDGTLFVAHGANGTGKILILPQRDGQVDKKAARDFGPIGKGPGELMHTPAGIALTASGDILVADTYNNRLQLFSADEKLKAMYRLKGLPTAEFDQPGPLAVAPDGSVYVVDAGNKRVLKLRLVPPTADTEKK; encoded by the coding sequence ATGCGTTTCATCTCTTGTCTGACAGTAACCCTGCTCCTTGTTGCACTTTCAGTCGGCGGCTGCAGCCTCGGGGCGGGATCGAAACCGGAGGCGGCGCCCCCGCCGCCTGCCGCTGCGGCACCCCTCGACAGCGAGGGTTACGGCCGGGTGGAGCTTTTGGCTGCCTTAAGCGGGGAGCCCCTGAGCAACCCGGCCGGCGTGGCGGTTAACGCGGCCGGCGACCTCTATGTGAGCGATGCCGCCAAACAGGTGGTGCTGGAGTTCCCCGGCGGCGATCTCAAGGCAACACCTAAGGTCATCGGCGGCGAAGGCGGCGGCCTGGGACAGTTCGTCCACCCGCGCGACCTGGCCGTGGACGGCGCCGGTAACCTCTACGTGCTGGACGACGGCAATTCCCGGGTGGAAAAATTCAGCCCGGACGGCAAACCCCTGGCCCAGGTGGGCGGCAGGGACGAGTTCGCTCCTTACTTCAGCCTGCAGGACGGCTACGACGAGCCCTTGAGCGCCCTGGCCGTGGATAAAGACGGCAACATCTACGTCGGCGTGAGCGGCGCCAATTACGACATCTCGCCGCACGCTCTGGTGAAGTTCGCTCCGGACGGCCGTAAGGTGTGGGAGGTAAAGAGCACCCTGGAAGGCGACGTGGACGTGGCGCCCTTCGCCTGGCCGGACGCGCTGGCCGTGGGCCGGGACGGCACCGGGAAGGACGGCACCCTCTTCGTGGCCCACGGGGCCAACGGCACCGGCAAGATCCTCATCCTGCCGCAACGGGATGGGCAGGTGGACAAGAAGGCTGCGCGCGACTTCGGCCCCATCGGCAAAGGCCCCGGCGAGCTCATGCACACCCCGGCGGGCATCGCCCTTACCGCCTCCGGCGACATCCTGGTGGCCGACACCTACAACAACCGCCTGCAGCTCTTCAGCGCGGATGAGAAGCTGAAGGCCATGTACCGCTTAAAGGGCCTGCCGACGGCGGAGTTCGATCAGCCCGGGCCCTTGGCCGTCGCGCCGGACGGCAGTGTGTACGTGGTGGACGCCGGCAACAAGCGTGTCCTCAAGCTGCGCCTGGTACCACCGACGGCCGACACAGAGAAGAAATGA